From Mustela erminea isolate mMusErm1 chromosome 1, mMusErm1.Pri, whole genome shotgun sequence, a single genomic window includes:
- the AMH gene encoding muellerian-inhibiting factor, with the protein MRALLLRLLALVLWVTGSPRGARAPALPGEPGMGTEGLIFHQDWDWPPGSPQDPLCLVTLDQSGNRSGAPLRVVGVLRSYEHAFLEAVQRAHWGPRDLATFGVCTASAGQPALLPLQQLQAWLGEPGGRRLAVLHLEEVRWEPVVTLKFQAPPPGGAGPLELALLVLYPGPGPEVTVTGTGLPGTQNLCWARDTRYLLLAVELPAGAWHSPGVTLTLQPQGDGAPLSTAQLQELLLGPDPRCFTRKTPALLLLPLPGPTPVPARGLLDQVPFPPPRPSQEQEPEEPPPSADPFLETLTRLVRALRGPPTQASPPRLALDPGALAGFPQGLVNLSDPATQERLLDGEEPLLLLLPPPATATATATATATAGDAAPLRSPESGPWAAGLAHRVAAELRAAAAELRGLPGLPPAATPLLERLLALCPGAPGGSGGPGGPGGPLRALLLLKALQGLRAEWRGRERSGAPRAQRSAGAAAADGPCALRELSVDLRAERSVLIPETYQANNCQGACGWPQSDRNPRYGNHVVLLLKMQARGAALARPPCCVPTAYAGKLLIGLSEERISAHHVPNMVATECGCR; encoded by the exons ATGCGGGCTCTGCTGCTCCGGCTACTGGCCCTGGTCCTGTGGGTGACGGGGTCCCCGCGGGGAGCCAGGGCCCCTGCCTTGCCCGGAGAGCCAGGCATGGGCACGGAGGGGCTCATCTTCCACCAAGACTGGGACTGGCCGCCAGGGAGCCCACAAGACCCCCTGTGCCTGGTGACCCTGGACCAGAGCGGCAACAGGAGTGGCGCCCCGCTTCGGGTGGTGGGGGTGCTGAGAAGCTACGAGCACGCCTTCCTCGAAGCTGTGCAGCGGGCACACTGGGGTCCCCGCGACCTGGCCACGTTCGGGGTCTGCACCGCCAGCGCGGGGCAGCCGGCACTGCTCCCTCTGCAGCAGCTGCAGGCCTGGCTGGGGGAGCCCGGGGGGCGGCGGCTGGCGGTGCTGCACCTGGAGGAAG TGAGATGGGAGCCCGTGGTCACACTGAAGTTCCAGGCGCCCCCACCCGGAGGAGCCGGTCCCCTGGAGCTGGCGCTGCTGGTGCTGTACCCCGGGCCTGGTCCGGAGGTCACTGTCACGGGGACCGGGCTGCCAGGCACCCAG AACCTTTGTTGGGCCCGGGACACGCGCTACCTGCTGCTGGCCGTGGAGCTCCCAGCGGGGGCCTGGCACAGCCCTGGGGTCACCCTGACCCTGCAACCCCAAGGAGATG gtgcccccctgAGCACCGCCCAGCTGCAGGAGCTGCTGCTCGGCCCCGACCCCCGCTGCTTCACGCGGAAGACCCCGGCCCTGCTCCTGCTGCCTCTGCCCGGGCCCACTCCAGTGCCCGCGAGAGGCCTCCTGGACCAAGTGCCCTTCCCGCCACCCAG GCCCTCTCAGGAGCAGGAGCCCGAGGAGCCGCCGCCCAGCGCAGACCCCTTCCTGGAGACGCTCACGCGCCTGGTGCGCGCCCTGCGGGGGCCGCCAACCCAAGCCTCGCCGCCGCGCCTGGCCCTGGACCCGGGCGCGCTGGCCGGCTTCCCGCAGGGCCTCGTCAACCTGTCGGACCCCGCGACCCAGGAGCGCCTGCTCGACGGCGAGGAGccgctgctcctgctgctgccgcctcccgccacggccacggccacggccacggccacggccacggcTGGGGACGCCGCGCCGCTTAGGAGCCCCGAGTCCGGGCCCTGGGCCGCGGGCCTAGCGCACCGTGTGGCCGCCGAGCTCCGGGCCGCGGCTGCCGAGCTGCGCGGGCTCCCGGGCCTGCCCCCCGCCGCCACGCCGCTGCTGGAGCGCCTGCTCGCGCTGTGCCCCGGGGCCCCGGGGGGTTCGGGCGGCCCCGGCGGCCCGGGCGGCCCGCTGCGCGCGCTGCTGCTGCTCAAAGCGCTGCAGGGTCTGCGCGCCGAGTGGCGGGGGCGCGAGCGGAGCGGGGCGCCGCGGGCACAGCGCAGCGCGGGGGCCGCGGCGGCGGACGGGCCGTGCGCGCTGCGCGAGTTGAGCGTGGACCTGCGCGCCGAGCGCTCCGTGCTCATCCCCGAGACGTACCAGGCCAACAACTGCCAGGGCGCGTGCGGCTGGCCGCAGTCCGACCGCAACCCGCGCTACGGCAACCACGTGGTGCTGCTGCTGAAGATGCAGGCCCGCGGCGCCGCCCTGGCGCGCCCGCCCTGCTGCGTGCCCACCGCCTACGCCGGCAAGCTGCTCATCGGCCTGTCCGAGGAGCGCATCAGCGCGCACCACGTGCCCAACATGGTGGCCACGGAGTGCGGCTGCCGGTGA